AATAATAGACttagtcaaaaaaaaaaaagatttgttTAATCTCTCCATGTTTAAAGGTGTTAATTACTTtctttcttattttataatataatcttATTCATTCATTGACTATTATTGTCctcttttgataataaacaataaaaagttttgttgttacgtaaaaaatatatattaatggaTGACTTAATTTTACCAATTGTTgcgtaaaaaaaaaatgttttcctCAATCAtgattatacttttatagtattaaaaaaaaatttaacaattaaagATTACTGTAATTGTATGTTAATAATTGATGGTAAGCTGAtttgattatatataaatataaggTCAACCATCTGCCTacagttattttaaaacatttataagatgtttaaaaatttaaaggaTCATCTActtattataatatcaataCTACTTATTACATTGaataatatactttaataattttatatatcttcTTAACATTCCatcaaattattataatactaCTATTCTTTACCTATTCAATTAACTGACAGTTATCCTGGAGGATATCTATAGTTAGATGCTTAAtcaaatatttgtaaaataaagttggcatatttataataaagaattcattaataaaaagttaatgaattatattataagttatataattcaattatttctatagaaatatttaatattatacatttaataGGTGTGAAAAATCAATATTTGAAGAATgtgttaaaaaagaaatttatttaatagttaataaatattgttaaaaaaaaaaccttttggctaatttaaaaatgaaagacagttaaatatttataaaaataaatttataaaataaataaaatttaatcttttttaaaaaaaatttctttgtaaattatttcataatttaaaaatatataataatgaagcaatttttaaaaattaaatctaaaaaatGAGAACATATAAGCATTctacttaaaaaattatcaactgtaatatgatattattttttttttctataaaaatatacacgTATTAAATTATCCTTGAATACGTTGGTTATTGTTCATTAAGCTCAAATTGTCTAAATGTTCTTTGACATAATAAGTTATAGTTTTACTAAGTCCATCTTCAAATGGTGTGGTACAGGACCAGTTTAATTCATTGTGAATCTTTGAAAAATCAATATAATACCGACGATCATGATATGGTCGATCTGGAATATAAGTAAATTTTGGTTCTGTGTTTTcccttaaaataataataaatattattaatgttattttttaaaaataataaataccTATTAACTAAAGTATTGACAATATTATGAATTTGATGTGTTAAATGAAGATTGGCTTTTTCAAATTCTGTtccaatattatatatttgagCAATTCTTCCCTTTTCTGTAACTCTTTTAATTGCTTCAGCACAATCATCAACATACATCCATGATCTAGAATGCATTCCATCTCCCATAAGTGGATATGGATCACCTTCTAAAGCAAGTTTAGTAAATTTTGGAATTAATTTAGAATATGCTTGTCTTGGACCATAAACATTATTCATTCTAACCATAACATATGGTAATTTATATGAATGATGATAAGAATTAACAATTACTTCACAGGCAGCCTTACTTGCAGCATAGGGATTGGTAGGATTCATTAAAGATTTTTCACTTTTTGGTGTTTTGTCATTATGAGAATCTCCATAAACTTCATCAGTTGAAATATGTacaaatctttttaaatgtcCCCATTTATTAACAGCCTCTAGAAGAGCTGTTGTTGAGATAACATTTTCTTGAATAGTTCCAATTCTATCAGAATATGAATCATCTACATGTGTTACAGCAGCAAAATGAATGATTGTATcaatcttaaaaataaattattattaaatattaattttaatcatattatCAACTTACATTATGTTCTCGAAGTGCACTTTCAACGGAAGATTGATTACATAAAgtatctttaataaaaacatatcttccagaattttttattttctcttCAATATGTCTTTCATTAGCACCAAAAgctattttatcaaaattgaCAATTTTAGTTTCAGACCATTtgtcaaaaatataattgacAAAATTTGATCCAATGAAACCACAACCTCCAGTAACGAGTAAATTTTTAGGAGTATGATTTGGAGATATAGAGAACATCaaaatctataaaaaattattatcaataatgtTTTGATAATCATTTTATGATTGTAAATGAAAATCTTATTAATATCTTATATAAACGTTAGCAAAGAATGATTCactaaaatgaaatattttaaattaagtaAGTCATGATTATATAATACATGATAAAAATCTTCACTCTCTTCTGACCCCGGTGTAGACATTTATATGACTATCAACCATTTCATATCATTCCAGAGGAGACAATTAACGCcattacaataatatattatgtgTACTGATATcacaacaaaatatataattatgtcTAAAAGACATTAATTTGTAATTGTATAAACATTTACTTTATATAGATTAATTACCTTTAcgtaaataatatatttaaaaaagataccACGATATTAAATATCTCTACTGATAATAGAGAAacttttcttaatattttaaattaattcaaCAAAATAACAGTAAATATTGGTGGTTATTATACTACTAAAAATGGTAATCAA
This Strongyloides ratti genome assembly S_ratti_ED321, chromosome : 2 DNA region includes the following protein-coding sequences:
- a CDS encoding dTDP-D-glucose 4,6-dehydratase, which gives rise to MFSISPNHTPKNLLVTGGCGFIGSNFVNYIFDKWSETKIVNFDKIAFGANERHIEEKIKNSGRYVFIKDTLCNQSSVESALREHNIDTIIHFAAVTHVDDSYSDRIGTIQENVISTTALLEAVNKWGHLKRFVHISTDEVYGDSHNDKTPKSEKSLMNPTNPYAASKAACEVIVNSYHHSYKLPYVMVRMNNVYGPRQAYSKLIPKFTKLALEGDPYPLMGDGMHSRSWMYVDDCAEAIKRVTEKGRIAQIYNIGTEFEKANLHLTHQIHNIVNTLVNRENTEPKFTYIPDRPYHDRRYYIDFSKIHNELNWSCTTPFEDGLSKTITYYVKEHLDNLSLMNNNQRIQG